A stretch of Castanea sativa cultivar Marrone di Chiusa Pesio chromosome 2, ASM4071231v1 DNA encodes these proteins:
- the LOC142624140 gene encoding epoxide hydrolase 1-like, with translation MESIEHRTVNVNGINMHIAEKGQGPVILFIHGFPELWYSWRHQIIALASQGYRAVAPDLRGFGDTDAPPSITSYTCFHVVGDLIALLDAVAPDQDKVFVVGHDWGARIAWYLCLFRPDRVKALVNMSVVFEPRNPKGKPLDSLRAIYGNDYYKCRFQEPGEIEAEFAQLGTATVLKEFLTLRNPGPLILPKGKGFGHPPGAPIVLPSWLSEEDINYYASKFEKTGFTGGVNYYRDLDLNWELTAPWTGAQIKVPVKFIAGDLDLSFNTVGTKDYIHKGGFKRDVPLLEEVIVLEDVGHFLQSEKPDEISKHIYDFFQKF, from the exons atggagagcATAGAGCATAGAACAGTGAATGTGAATGGCATAAATATGCACATAGCTGAGAAAGGCCAAGGCCCAGTGATTCTTTTCATTCATGGTTTCCCTGAGCTTTGGTACTCATGGAGGCACCAGATCATAGCCTTAGCCTCACAAGGCTATCGAGCCGTGGCTCCTGACCTCCGTGGCTTTGGTGATACGGATGCACCACCTTCTATCACCAGCTACACCTGCTTTCATGTGGTGGGAGACCTTATTGCCCTACTAGATGCTGTGGCACCTGATCAAGATAAGGTCTTTGTGGTTGGCCATGACTGGGGTGCTCGCATTGCTTGGTATCTATGCCTGTTTAGACCCGACCGTGTCAAGGCTTTGGTTAACATGAGCGTGGTTTTTGAACCCAGGAACCCTAAAGGGAAACCTCTTGACTCCTTGAGAGCTATTTATGGAAATGACTATTACAAGTGCAGATTTCAG GAACCTGGAGAGATAGAAGCTGAGTTTGCCCAGCTTGGTACTGCAACAGTTCTCAAGGAATTCCTAACGCTCCGCAATCCAGGTCCACTTATTTTACCTAAAGGTAAAGGGTTTGGACATCCACCAGGTGCTCCAATTGTCTTGCCCTCTTGGTTGTCAGAGGAAGACATTAACTATTATGCCAGCAAATTTGAGAAGACAGGCTTCACTGGTGGTGTGAACTACTACCGAGATTTGGACCT AAATTGGGAACTCACTGCCCCCTGGACTGGGGCCCAAATAAAAGTGCCAGTTAAGTTCATTGCGGGTGACCTTGACCTGTCCTTTAACACTGTAGGCACCAAGGATTACATACATAAGGGTGGGTTCAAGAGAGATGTCCCACTCCTGGAGGAGGTAATTGTATTGGAAGATGTTGGTCACTTTCTCCAATCGGAAAAGCCTGATGAGATCAGCAAACACATTTATGACTTCTTTCAGAAGTTCTGA